ATCATCATATGGGAATTTGAAGAGCTGCTATATGGCACATTCGTGATCCAAATGGGAGAGGATCAACTGTTGTGATGTCCCAGAAGGCTTTATAACAGAGTAAACAAGAGGGGAAAATTTTAACAGCTTGTTGTCTGTGCTTGCACACTAGATTTCCTTGTAGTTACTGTAGAGAAATCCAAAACAAACATGCAGATAGTTCTTTGAAAAGCCCCCAAATCAGGTATAGAGGCTCAGACCAACGCagtaaaaagattattttagtcTCAGATTCTCCAACCTATCGATGGTCAGTCTTTTAGAAAGAGCAAGCAGTTGATAGTGAATTTAGGTTCTGAACCACCATTTGGCAAAGACAGTTTCCCCAGAAAGAAATATGCCTGCTAATGACACATGTGCTGGACCATATGCAGACAATACAGATTTTCGATACTTTATCTATGCAGTGACATACACTGTTATTCTTGTGCCGGGTCTCATAGGGAACATATTAGCCTTGTGGGTATTTTATGGCTATATGAAAGAAACCAAACGGGCTGTGATATTCATGATAAACTTAGCCATTGCTGACTTGCTACAAGTTCTCTCCCTGCCACTGAGGATCTTTTACTACTTGAATCATGACTGGCCATTTGGGCCTGGACTCTGCATGTTCTGTTTCTACCTGAAGTATGTCAACATGTATGCAAGTATCTACTTCTTGGTCTGCATCAGTGTACGACGATTTTGGTTTCTCATGTACCCTTTTCGCTTCAATGACTGCAAACAGAAATATGACTTATACGTCAGCATTGCTGGCTGGCTGATCATCTGTCTTGCCTGtctgctctttcctctcctcagAACCAGCGATGAGACCACAGGCAACAGAACCAAATGCTTCGTAGATCTTCCTACCAGGAATGTCAATCTGGCCCAGTCTATTGCCATGATGACCATTGGCGAGTTGATTGGGTTTGTCACTCCTCTTCTGATTGTCCTATATTGTACCTGGAAGACGGTTTTATCACTGCAAGATAAATATCCTGTGACTCAAGaccttggagagaaaaagaaagccttgAAGATGATTCTAACTTGTGCGGGAGTATTCCTAATCTGCTTTGCACCTTATCACTTCAGTTTTCCTTTAGATTTCCTGGTCAAGTCCAATGAAATTAAAAGCTGCCTAGCCAGAAGAGTGATTCTAATATTTCATTCTGTTGCCCTGTGTCTTGCTAGTCTGAATTCCTGCCTTGACCCAGTTATATACTACTTCACCACTAATGAGTTCAGAAGACGGCTTTCAAGACAAGATTTGCATGACAGCATCCAACTCCATACAAAATCCTTTGTGGGCAACCATACCACTTCTACCCTGACAACtgaattatgctaaataaaaattaaaaagtgaatgtgGTCTGAAATGCAAGTATAtcagaaaacatttgcaataCCCCAAGCCACTGGGAAGTAATCACAGGAAGCACTCATAGCTTTTCAGTTATGTTCTATCTTACCTGTATGAGGAATTCACATCGTCATAACAGAACCAATTTAGAGCATTATACTCCACCATCATTGATGTTGACATGTTCATGTAGTAATTTGTCATCAAGTCTTTAAGatgtaaactataaaatttcaGTGGCATCCTATACACATGTGCTCTCAACTAAAGTCAGCAGTTTTATCTGTGAACCTCAGACACAGAGAGACTGTTAGCTTGGGATCATAATAAGTGCTTAGGTTTGTTACAACAGACAATGAGTCTCTTTGCATTTTAGAGGCAATACAGTTGTCTATTTATACTAGTAATCACGGTTTATTTTCCAATATGAcatttttggtttgattttaaGTAGGATGGACAATATATTATTCTGTGAAAACAAAAGCGTTATAAACATGGGACCATTTTTATCTCCCATGTGTGATTATACTCTAGGGGTTTGAAGACTGGAATAGCTATTTCCTTCATTTCAATGTCAGTATGAAACATTATCTGTCACACCTATGCTAGAATAAAAATCTGAACTCAGGCCTCTGCCATGTTTAAAGTAAGAACAAGAAAGAGATTCACATACAATAACTCTCTGTGACTGTATAATACGCCGTATTAAATCTACCCAGGGCAGTTAGCTTGTCAAAGTCCATACAAGGTGACCCAGATTGCCTCTATAGGTCCAGGAGACAGCAGATAGATGAAATCACAGCTCTGGTTCTTTTAAACTATTTCCTAAGAACACCTCTGGAGATGTATGGACCTGCCTAGAAGAGAAAGTTTCCACTAAGCTTCTAGAGTGACGTTGAGGTACCTCTGACAGGTTACTGTGCTTTCTGAGCCTATGAAAGAAGTAGTGCACTAATTAATTACTAAGCTTAGGCCAAAGTGGAAAGATGAAGTAGAGTCAAGTACACCTCTTAAAAGCCTCATCACATTGTATTTCTTACTTTAAGTTAGGTGGCAACTGTCAAGCCACCTTCACATGCCAGAATAGGGTTTGGAGGCAGCTACGCATGTGGACCCTAGAGTCTTCAGTAATTTTTCTGGCCCACCTTTGCCCCAGTCATACCATTCTGCGGCCTGCACAGCCTACCTCCCAGCAGTTGGAGAAGACAATTCTTTCACTGTTTGAGAAAAGTG
This DNA window, taken from Equus przewalskii isolate Varuska chromosome X, EquPr2, whole genome shotgun sequence, encodes the following:
- the GPR174 gene encoding probable G-protein coupled receptor 174 isoform X1, which produces MPANDTCAGPYADNTDFRYFIYAVTYTVILVPGLIGNILALWVFYGYMKETKRAVIFMINLAIADLLQVLSLPLRIFYYLNHDWPFGPGLCMFCFYLKYVNMYASIYFLVCISVRRFWFLMYPFRFNDCKQKYDLYVSIAGWLIICLACLLFPLLRTSDETTGNRTKCFVDLPTRNVNLAQSIAMMTIGELIGFVTPLLIVLYCTWKTVLSLQDKYPVTQDLGEKKKALKMILTCAGVFLICFAPYHFSFPLDFLVKSNEIKSCLARRVILIFHSVALCLASLNSCLDPVIYYFTTNEFRRRLSRQDLHDSIQLHTKSFVGNHTTSTLTTELC